CCGCCAATAACAGGATTTCGACGGCATGGAACAGCCAGCCCCAGCCCGTCAGGGTCGCCGCCAAACGGTTATATTTCCCCGGCGTATCCAACAGCAGCCAGTTCCCCGCCAAATGAAACAGCAAAAACCCCACCCACAGCAGCCCCGCCAGGGCGATTACCCCCTTTTGTACCAGCGTGTTGAAGGGGAGCTTCAGCGTGACCATGCCCTCATTCCGGCGCGTACCCACCAGCCGACAGCCACCACCGCCAGAGCAAACGCCCATCCCACCACCGCCAACCATCGCCGGTAAGGAAAGCCGGACGGTCGCTGCGGTTTGGGGCGCATGGGCCAAGCGGCTAGGGTTTCCAAGAGCATTTTAGCCCGATCGGCTTGCTCCTGGTGGTGTCGCTAGGGCACAATAACTTGCCGAGTCGGATGGGTAAAGTTCTATGCAGGATCACCGGACAGGAATTGTCACGGAGCTGGTCAAGGCTTGGCGATGGGTGGTATTCATGGTGCAATTGCTGGGGCAGATGGGGGGGCCTGGCGGTATCCTCCGTGCCCTCGCTCGGACCATCACCATCCTACTGGAGCGGGCGCTGCGGGGATAGGGGGTCATGTTCAAGAACAAGGAAGATTTTCCCTTTACGGCTGTGTTGGAAACCCACTGGCAGGTGATTCGTGATGAAGCCCTGGCGGTGGAGCAAAAACGCTTCTTGGCCTGGCCGGAAAAGCATCTCTACGACCAAGGGTGGGAGGTGTTTGGCCTGTTTGCTTTTGGGGTGGAAATTGCCGGCAATACGCGCCTGTGTCCCCAGACCACCCGCCTGGTGCGGGACATCCCCGGTTTAGTGACTGCGGGTTTTTCGGCCCTGCAACCCGGCACCCATATTGCTCCCCACCGGGGTCATGAGGATGGCGTTTTGCGATGTCACCTGGCTTTGGCCGGTTGTGCCGGTTGCACGATTCGGGTGGGGGACCAGGTGCGCGCCTGGCAGGAGGGGCAGTGTCTGGTCTTTGACGATACAACCGAGCATGAGGTCTGGCACCGGGGGAGCGAACGGCGTCTGGTGCTGTTGTTGGATTTTTATCCCCAACCCCGGCCACCCCAGCGGCTAAGCTGGTGGAAATGGTGGCAACGGTGAGAAAATAAAGCCTATGGACTTTGATTTGGTGATTATTGGCGCCGGTGTGGGTGGACATGGGGCGGCCCTGCGGGCGGTGGAATTGGGCCTGAGGACGGCCGTTGTGGAAGCAGCGGACATGGGGGGCACCTGCGTCAACCGGGGTTGCATCCCTTCTAAGGCGTTGCTGGCGGCAGCGGGCCGTCTCCGGCAGTTGCAGGATACCCAAACGCTCCAGGCCTTGGGGATTTCCGTACCCCCAGCGCAGGCCGACCGAGCTGCTATGGCCCAACACGCCCAGACCATCGTGACCAAAATTCGCGGGGATTTGACCCGGTCCCTGGAGCGACTGGGGGTGACCATCCTGCAGGGGTGGGGGAAAGTTTTAGAGCCGCAAAAAGTGAGCATTACCCGGGACGGTCAAGAGACGGTGGTGATGGCTCGCCATATCCTGCTGGCCACGGGTTCCTACCCTTGGGTGCCCCCCGGCATTGAGATTGACCACGAAACGGTTTTCACCAGCGATGATGCCCTGAAGCTGCAGTGGTTGCCCCCCTGGGTGGCCATCATCGGCAGTGGTTACATTGGCTTGGAATTCAGCGACATCTACACGGCCCTGGGGTGCGAAGTGACCATGATTGAGGCCCTGGATCGGTTGATGCCCACCTTTGACCCGGACATTGCCCGACTGGCGCAACGGGTGCTACTGGAGGCGCGGGATGTGGAAACCAAGGTGGGGCTGATTGCCCAAAAAATCACGCCCGGCCGTCCGGTGGTGGTGGAACTGGCCGACGCCCAGACCAAGGAACTGAAGGAGGTGCTGGAGGTGGATGCGGCCTTGGTGGCGACGGGACGTTTGCCGGCAACGGATAACCTGGGGCTGGAAAACCTGGGGGTGGAGCGGCACCGGCGGGGCTTTATTCCGGTGGATGACTACTTCCGTGTGCTGAAAAATGGGGAGCCGATTCCCACCCTGTGGGCCATTGGGGATGCCATTGGCACGATGATGCTGGCCCATGCGGCGGCGGCCCAAGGACGGGTGGCGGTGGAGAATATGCTGGGGGCCAACAAAACCGTGAACTATCGGGCGATTCCGGCGGCGGCCTTTACCCATCCGGAAATCAGTTTTGTGGGTTTGACGGAACCCCAGGCCCAAGAGCTCGGGCAACGGGAGCAGTTTCCGGTGGCAGCGGTGCGCAGCTATTTCAAGGCCAATTCCAAGGCCATTGCCGAGGGGGAAGCGGAGGGCTTGGCGAAGGTGATTTACCGGCCGGATACGGGGGAGCTGTTGGGTGTGCACATCATCGGCCCCCACGCGGCGGATTTGATCCAGGAGGCGGCAGCGGCTATCGCCACCCATACGCCGGTGCAGCAATTGGCCGAGGTGGTCCACACCCATCCCACCCTGACGGAGGTATTAGACGAGGCGTTCAAGCGTGCCCGTTTACAGGTACAGTTATGACTCAGGTTCGTCGGAATGCCCCCTTTTCCCAACAATTGGCTCGCCTGGGGTATCAGTTGAACGATCCAACGGCCCGCGCCCAAAACCTTCTCGAGAGCATTCTCTGGGCCAAGGAGGCCGAGGTTGATAAGCTGCGGGAGCAAATGCCCCTGCCGGAGTTGCAAAAGCAGGTGCTGACGGCGCCTCCACCTCGGGATTTTCTGGCTGCCCTGAAAGCCCCTCCCCATCCGGCCCTGATTGCGGAGGTGAAAAAGGCGTCCCCCAGCAAAGGGGTGATCCGCCCGGATTTTGACCCGGTGGCCATTGCCCAGGCCTATGCCCGCGCCGGTGCCCGTTGCCTGTCGGTGCTGACGGACCAGGAGTTTTTCCAGGGCAGTTGGGAGTATTTGCGCCAAATTCGCCAGGCGGTGTCGTTGCCCCTGTTGTGCAAGGAGTTCATTCTTTACCCCTATCAGATCTATTTGGCTCGCTGGTACGGGGCGGATGCGGTGCTGTTGATTGCTGCTATCCTGTCCCACCAGGATTTGCCGTATTTCCTGCGGATTGTGCAGGGTTTGGGGATGACGGCGCTGGTGGAGGTGCATACCTTGGGGGAACTGGAGCGGGTGTTGCAAATCCCTAATGTGCGCCTGGTGGGGATCAACAACCGCAACCTGCAGGATTTCCACACGGATGTGCAGGTAACAGAAAGGCTGCTGGCCCAGAAGTTGCCGGAGCTACAGCAGCGGGAAATTGTCATTGTCAGTGAGTCGGGGATTGCCACGCCGGCGGATGTGCAGCGGGTCCGACAAGCGGGTGCCCACGCCATCTTGGTGGGGGAGTCGTTGATGCGCCAACCGGATGTGGAACAGGGGGTGTGGGATTTATTAGCGGGTGTCTATCCGGCGGAGGCATCTTGAGGGGGAGACCCATGCCATCGGTGGAAACCCGGCTGCGGCAGGTTTCGGAGGCGGTTTGGCGGCAGTTACAGCGGGCGGAACGGGCCTGGGGGGCCTTGCGCCAAGGACAGGGGTTACCGGTCACGCCGGTTGGGGGAGCGGGCCGGGGCATTTGGCAGGAAGGGGGGACGGGGATGCAGGTCACCCGGACGACTCAGGCCCTGGGGCCGGTGGATTGGGATGTGGTAGTCGCCGGGGGGACGCTGGGGCTGCTGTTGGCCTGGGGATTGCGGCGGCGGGGCTATCGGGTGCTGGTGCTGGAGCGGGGACCCGTGCAGGGCCGACGGCAGGAATGGAATACGTCCCGGGCGGAGTTGCAGGTGCTGCTGGAGGAGGAGTTGCTCACACCGGCGGAATTGGCCCAGGTGGTGGTGACGGAATACAACCCGGTACGGATCGCCCTGCACCAAGTGGGGGAGTGGTGGACGCGGGATGTGCTCAATGTGGGGGTGCGACCGGATGTGCTGCTGGCGCTTTGTAAGCAGAAGTTTTTAGAAAGTGGGGGGGTTATCGGCGAGCAGCAGGCGATGCAGGGGATAGTCATTGGCCCTGATGGGCTGCAAATCCGCACCACCCAAGCCCACTACACCAGCCGGCTGTTGCTGGACGCTATGGGTCACTTTTCGCCCCTGACTCAACTGGCACGCCAGGGGGAAAAACCGGAGGGCGTTTGTCTGGTGGTGGGCGGCTGTGCCCAGGGATTTCCCCCCAGCGAACACGGAGATTTGCTCGCCACCACCCTGCCCATCCGGGACCATTGCCAGTATTTTTGGGAGGCGTTTCCGGCCCAGGACGGTCGCACCACCTATTTGTTTACCTATGTGGATACCCATCCCCGGCGCCCGACTCTGACGGATTTGTTTGCCACTTACTTTGCCGAGCTGCCGGCCTATCAGGGGGTGGCTGTCGAACAACTGACCTGGCAGCGGTTCGTCTTCGGGTTTTTCCCCAGTTACCGCCGCAGTCCCTTGGGGAGCCATTGGCCGCGCCTGTTACCGGTGGGGGATAGCAGTGGCCTGCAGTCGCCCTTGAGCTTTGGGGGATTTGGCACCTTTTTGCGCCATTTGCCCCGGTTGCTGACCGGCATCAGCGAGGCCCTGGCCTGGGACGCCCTCGACCGCCAGAGTTTGTCCCTGCTCCAGCCCTATCAACCCAACCTGTCGGTGACGTGGCTGTTTCAGCAGGTAATGCGGGTGCCAGTGGATAGGGATATTCCCCCTAACGAAGTCAATGAAATCTTGGGGGCGGCGTTGGCGGCGATGGCTGCTGCTGGCGATGGGGTCATGCAACCTTTTTTGCAGGATGTGGTGCAGTGGGAGGGGTTGAACCAGATGCTCTGGGGGATGGTGCGGCAAAATCCCGGTCTTGTCCTCCGGGTGATGGGTCGGTTGGGGTTGGATTCCCTGCTAGCCTGGGCCGGACACTACGGGATGCTGGCGCTGTAT
This DNA window, taken from Gloeomargarita sp. SRBZ-1_bins_9, encodes the following:
- a CDS encoding aspartyl/asparaginyl beta-hydroxylase domain-containing protein; the protein is MFKNKEDFPFTAVLETHWQVIRDEALAVEQKRFLAWPEKHLYDQGWEVFGLFAFGVEIAGNTRLCPQTTRLVRDIPGLVTAGFSALQPGTHIAPHRGHEDGVLRCHLALAGCAGCTIRVGDQVRAWQEGQCLVFDDTTEHEVWHRGSERRLVLLLDFYPQPRPPQRLSWWKWWQR
- the lpdA gene encoding dihydrolipoyl dehydrogenase, which gives rise to MDFDLVIIGAGVGGHGAALRAVELGLRTAVVEAADMGGTCVNRGCIPSKALLAAAGRLRQLQDTQTLQALGISVPPAQADRAAMAQHAQTIVTKIRGDLTRSLERLGVTILQGWGKVLEPQKVSITRDGQETVVMARHILLATGSYPWVPPGIEIDHETVFTSDDALKLQWLPPWVAIIGSGYIGLEFSDIYTALGCEVTMIEALDRLMPTFDPDIARLAQRVLLEARDVETKVGLIAQKITPGRPVVVELADAQTKELKEVLEVDAALVATGRLPATDNLGLENLGVERHRRGFIPVDDYFRVLKNGEPIPTLWAIGDAIGTMMLAHAAAAQGRVAVENMLGANKTVNYRAIPAAAFTHPEISFVGLTEPQAQELGQREQFPVAAVRSYFKANSKAIAEGEAEGLAKVIYRPDTGELLGVHIIGPHAADLIQEAAAAIATHTPVQQLAEVVHTHPTLTEVLDEAFKRARLQVQL
- the trpC gene encoding indole-3-glycerol phosphate synthase TrpC encodes the protein MTQVRRNAPFSQQLARLGYQLNDPTARAQNLLESILWAKEAEVDKLREQMPLPELQKQVLTAPPPRDFLAALKAPPHPALIAEVKKASPSKGVIRPDFDPVAIAQAYARAGARCLSVLTDQEFFQGSWEYLRQIRQAVSLPLLCKEFILYPYQIYLARWYGADAVLLIAAILSHQDLPYFLRIVQGLGMTALVEVHTLGELERVLQIPNVRLVGINNRNLQDFHTDVQVTERLLAQKLPELQQREIVIVSESGIATPADVQRVRQAGAHAILVGESLMRQPDVEQGVWDLLAGVYPAEAS